A stretch of the Lactuca sativa cultivar Salinas chromosome 9, Lsat_Salinas_v11, whole genome shotgun sequence genome encodes the following:
- the LOC111918171 gene encoding uncharacterized protein LOC111918171 has protein sequence MALIDNRITDRQDCILGAAKGNLAYQKFMFSVYPKFALDLKSANIDKTLSFIHHFERSDLMSPGDKPFTITYLIGYALTNSHHSIDYKKDEYIELDDVFSEIGHVKDKQLCDINPQENSWVLNIARNKKALGETLRPRISMDSLHIGESSERKDSKTVKIKTLDDNTEKKEYVFSTSGKAGIQTIVNHCNNLNQIIARSFLVKNNLDKNDFEKFFEVGLTIKLTQFIEKHSILLENSLKNNQFVEEVAKKANIEGTLKETNLKITNIHEQLKQLI, from the exons ATGGCTTTAATTGACAACAGAATTACTGACAGACAGGACTGCATCTTAGGTGCTGCAAAGGGAAACCTTGCTTACCAAAAGTTTATGTTTTCAGTATATCCAAAATTTGCTCTGGATTTAAAATCTGCAAATATAGATAAAACCTTATCTTTTATACATCACTTTGAAAGAAGTGACCTTATGAGCCCAGGTGATAAACCATTCACCATAACCTATCTCATAGGATATGCCTTGACCAACAGTCACCATAGCATAGACTATAAGAAAGACGAGTACATCGAACTTGATGATGTCTTTTCAGAAATAGGCCATGTCAAAGATAAACAATTATGCGACATAAATCCTCAAGAAAACTCTTGGGTGTTAAATATAGCTAGAAATAAAAAAGCTCTAGGAGAAACTCTTAGACCAAGAATTTCAATGGACTCACTCCACATAGGTGAAAGCTCAGAAAGAAAAGATA GTAAAACAGTCAAAATTAAAACTCTTGACGACAATACTGAAAAGAAAGAATACGTTTTCTCTACTTCTGGAAAAGCTGGTATTCAAACAATTGTAAATCATTGCAATAATCTCAACCAGATCATTGCAAGAT CCTTTCTGGTTAAAAACAATCTCGataaaaatgattttgaaaaattcTTCGAAGTTGGGTTAACTATCAAGTTAACCCAGTTTATTGAAAAACATTCTATTCTTTTAGAAAACTCTTTAAAAAACAACCaatttgttgaagaagttgccAAAAAGGCAAATATTGAGGGCACTCTTAAGGAAACCAACCTTaagatcactaatatacatgagcAGTTAAAACAGCTAATATGA